From one Lolium rigidum isolate FL_2022 chromosome 4, APGP_CSIRO_Lrig_0.1, whole genome shotgun sequence genomic stretch:
- the LOC124708660 gene encoding tobamovirus multiplication protein 3-like — protein MGRLFAADAAAASSAAAALNGAVDWWKDVNESPMWQDRMFHALAVLYGIVSVVALIQLIRIECRVPEYGWTTQKVFHFLNFVVNGVRSIVFVLRRNVQLIQPEILQHVILDMPGLAFFTTYALLVLFWAEIYYQARAMSTDGLRPTFYWINGVVYAIQIILWLVLWWKPVRVMVILSKMFFAGVSLFAAFGFLLYGGRLFLMLQRFPVESKGRRKKLQEVGYVTTICFTCFLIRCVMMCLNAFDKAADLDILSHPILNFFYYLLVEILPSAMVLFILRKLPPKRGITQYHPIH, from the exons ATGGGGCGGTTGTTCGCGGCggacgccgccgcggcctcgtcggcggcggcggcgctcaacGGGGCGGTCGACTGGTGGAAAGACGTCAACGAGTCGCCGATGTGGCAGGACCGCATGTTCCACGCCCTCGCCGTGCTCTACGGCATCGTCTCCGTCGTCGCGCTT ATACAATTGATCAGAATCGAGTGTAGGGTGCCCGAGTACGGGTGGACGACGCAGAAGGTCTTCCATTTCCTCAACTTCGTCGTCAACGGCG TGCGGTCTATCGTGTTCGTGCTGCGGCGAAACGTGCAGCTGATACAGCCAGAG ATACTTCAACATGTGATTCTCGATATGCCCGGGCTTGCCTTCTTCACTACTTACGCGCTTCTGGTGCTGTTCTGGGCAGAGATTTACTACCAG GCACGTGCGATGTCGACTGATGGGCTAAGGCCAACTTTCTATTGGATCAATGGTGTGGTCTATGCAATTCAG ATAATTCTATGGTTGGTTTTGTGGTGGAAACCAGTTCGAGTTATGGTCATATTATCAAAGATGTTCTTTGCAG GAGTATCACTGTTTGCAGCTTTTGGGTTCCTTCTGTATGGTGGGAG GTTATTTCTCATGTTGCAACGCTTCCCTGTGGAATCAAAAGGAAGACGAAAGAAACTGCAGGAG GTTGGCTACGTGACTACAATCTGCTTCACTTGTTTCTTGATCAGATGTGTCATG ATGTGCCTCAACGCATTTGATAAAGCagctgatcttgatattctgagcCATCCAATTCTGAATTTCTTTTATTACCTG CTGGTCGAGATCTTGCCTTCAGCTATGGTTCTGTTTATCCTAAGGAAACTGCCACCAAAACGCGGGATCACGCAATACCATCCTATCCATTAG
- the LOC124647666 gene encoding uncharacterized protein LOC124647666, whose protein sequence is MRRPNDAGSGGDAGDWRRGGDPAESSHAFDGSDDEPATTVASSGDSLWQWRSQGLSEVVLSWSVDQILNKDLLRDKVSKIPQTFNSMEHYMTSFFGPLLEEVRGDMSSSMEDISGAPYARLLSINAMRKGNGMYEIKFDRWKGVFPGSGADGYRPKAADILLISETRPANQSDILKQSKSCVIVWINKVQGNKMTVKASRRMEIGADGDERHPMGVHKYEKLHAEDLDKSWEILDQEAMQKSINSRLNEKNRKEPPKGRKSLEKCSDPLEQNGTGMSGNSSRRWSFYAMNLTNMITYDRVWITLRRGLTMQSEVILNMLGKNNYAIRHCRHCSNESHGEIKDDLCNFKLNDSQLDAVASCISASNCPHRSSSVGLIWGPPGTGKTTTLAVMLHMLLMKKQRILACAPTNMAVLQVASRLIGLVENFSLSHHYSLGDIILFGNKDRLHIGKELSKIYLDDRVKSLLRCFNREVGWKHCVDSVLKFLTNCISRYKMSLDIEASSDGCNPTFKKYFTSKFSILAKELVACIDTFFDHLPADTLGKNFEKMMFVKSMIYKLQQLVCADDVSDERLFTIFEPSDELSDPSIDHDGLKDDATEDLPDYDISLDNPLEINSKCIKTLMDLSKMRLPCEENESSIRDLCLKQAKLIFCTASGSFELFRLQGVMPISILVIDEAAQLKEAESLVPLLLPGIKHVLLIGDENQLSSLVKSKIAKDAAFGRSLYERWCEMGYDKHLLEVQYRMHPYINKFPNANFYGNRISDGPSVKREDYTKSYLPGRIYGAYSFIHIENDMEMLDDLGQSSKNMLEVAIAANIIERLAKECWEKKQRTNVGVISPYTAQVIAMQERIGRKFEKHEFLSVTVKSVDGFQGGEEDIIIISTVRSNKDGKVGFLSDAGRINVALTRAKYCLWILGNGTTLLASNSIWAELVKDSIKRECYFDALKDKNLAETMRLATKRSGRTIDATGVPSWSVRARGDLTVAGSSPPIRRSQLPVSGSARSINNSYDSRPDGHDLRSNASRPNRSSFLAPREDMQRTHFQQHRTFSGGDYYNQSRGVPANQYGPDRCRPSCDKYGAPEGFRGQSERHLGQRHHNRTVQEPLCSTSQTGNGRFAPGSVRRAGSHISNGILGAWQPSNCNRDIQNRTTSPLWPVSSQRRSSSYGNADPHLWSMNNERQLSSHPQAPYTYRGRAPHRGVAGRGIGRPSFHERLTRGGRDEHASNNRMEEPHSGRQHNTSEAVSRGLPVPEQRGVKRDWHDAEASDSPQQNKTKVRPAVESADGPHLQGHDCSSGVASNKLAVPEQPEMEVDGCNVEASDPPHQDKTEIRSESAHEPHRQPQDGSSGAAPQRPPMPDHPERKAESSCSPCQDNTDARLENSDQPHGQPQDTSPRAAAHELPVLVQPEMKGEECKAEPSDSTHQDNAEASPGNSDQPPRLPLDTSSDTALPQLAASEQGGFGLVWELRLLKTVPLLAWPRCSARYWESEPFSAPFFESTQIACHIFIEGNHSLLLLGRAPELAAGIPRYGGFPVA, encoded by the exons ATGCAAGATTGCTATCAATCAATGCAATGAGAAAAGGGAATGGGATGTATGAGATCAAGTTCGACAGATGGAAGGGAGTGTTTCCTGGTTCTGGGGCCGATGGATATAGGCCGAAAGCGGCAGATATTCTACTTATTTCAGAAACAAGACCAGCAAATCAATCTGATATTCTCAAACAGTCCAAATCCTGTGTCATCGTATGGATTAATAAGGTTCAGGGTAATAAAATGACCGTCAAGGCATCACGGAGGATGGAGATTGGGGCTGATGGAGATGAGCGGCACCCAATGGGTGTTCACAAGTATGAGAAGTTGCACGCTGAAGATTTGGACAAGTCGTGGGAGATATTGGATCAAGAAGCAATGCAGAAATCCATCAACTCACGTTTAAATGAAAAAAACAGGAAAGAACCACCAAAAGGTAGAAAGTCCCTTGAGAAGTGTAGTGATCCGCTGGAACAAAATGGCACAGGGATGTCTGGAAATTCATCAAGGCGATGGTCCTTCTATGCTATGAACCTGACTAATATGATAACATATGATCGTGTTTGGATTACGCTCCGAAGGGGGCTGACAATGCAGTCAGAAGTCATTCTTAACATGCTGGGCAAAAACAATTAT GCTATTAGACATTGTAGGCACTGCAGCAATGAATCACATGGTGAAATCAAGGACGATCTTTGCAATTTTAAGTTGAATGACTCACAGCTTGATGCAGTAGCAAGTTGTATTTCAGCTAGTAATTGTCCTCATAGATCATCTTCCGTGGGGCTAATTTGGGGCCCACCTGGCACAGGTAAAACTACAACGCTTGCAGTAATGCTACACATGCTTCTGATGAAGAAACAGAGAATTCTTGCATGTGCTCCAACCAACATGGCTGTCTTGCAAGTAGCTTCTCGTCTTATTGGGTTGGTTGAGAACTTCTCTCTAAGCCATCATTATTCCCTTGGTGACATCATTTTATTTGGTAACAAGGACCGTTTGCACATTGGCAAGGAGTTGTCAAAAATATATTTGGATGACCGTGTCAAGAGTTTGCTGAGGTGCTTCAACCGAGAAGTTGGGTGGAAGCATTGTGTGGATTCTGTCCTGAAATTCCTAACAAATTGCATTTCTCGGTACAAAATGTCCCTAGACATAGAAGCAAGCAGTGATGGTTGCAACCCCACTTTTAAGAAGTATTTTACAAGTAAATTCAGCATTTTAGCAAAAGAACTGGTAGCATGTATTGATACATTCTTTGACCATCTTCCAGCGGATACCCTGGGCAAGAACTTTGAAAAGATGATGTTTGTGAAAAGTATGATATATAAACTGCAGCAATTAGTGTGTGCAGATGATGTCTCTGATGAGCGTCTTTTTACAATCTTCGAGCCCTCCGATGAACTTTCTGACCCTTCTATTGATCATGATGGCCTGAAAGATGATGCAACTGAGGATCTTCCTGACTATGACATCTCTCTAGATAACCCTTTGGAGATAAACTCTAAGTGCATTAAAACCCTGATGGATCTTTCAAAGATGCGGCTTCCTTGTGAAGAGAATGAATCTTCCATCAGAGACTTGTGTTTGAAGCAAGCGAAACTCATATTTTGCACTGCTTCTGGTTCGTTTGAACTGTTCAGGCTGCAAGGTGTGATGCCTATAAGCATCTTAGTTATTGACGAGGCAGCACAACTAAAAGAAGCCGAATCACTGGTTCCTCTCTTGCTACCAGGAATAAAACATGTGCTGCTAATTGGGGATGAAAACCAGCTATCATCATTGGTCAAGAGCAAG ATTGCTAAAGATGCTGCCTTTGGACGAAGCCTCTACGAGAGATGGTGTGAAATGGGTTACGACAAGCACTTGCTGGAAGTACAATATAGAATGCACCCTTACATTAATAAATTTCCAAATGCTAACTTCTACGGTAACCGAATTTCGGATGGTCCCAGTGTCAAACGGGAAGATTATACCAAGAGTTATCTCCCCGGTCGTATTTATGGTGCCTATTCATTCATTCATATTGAAAATGATATGGAAATGCTTGATGACCTTGGCCAGAGTTCAAAAAATATGCTGGAGGTTGCTATAGCAGCCAATATTATTGAAAGACTTGCGAAAG AATGCTGGGAGAAGAAGCAGAGAACCAATGTTGGTGTAATATCTCCGTATACCGCCCAAGTAATTGCAATGCAAGAAAGAATTGGAAGAAAGTTTGAGAAACATGAGTTTCTGTCTGTTACAGTAAAATCTGTTGATGGATTTCAAGGTGGCGAGGAAGAcataataataatttcaacagttAGGTCCAACAAAGATGGGAAAGTAGGTTTTCTCTCTGATGCTGGAAGAATAAATGTGGCTTTGACAAGAGCCAA GTACTGCCTTTGGATCCTTGGAAATGGAACCACTTTGCTTGCTAGCAATTCAATATGGGCAGAATTAGTCAAGGATTCAATAAAACGTGAGTGTTACTTTGATGCTCTCAAGGACAAGAATTTAGCAGAAACAATGAGGCTTGCAACAAAG AGAAGTGGCCGCACAATTGATGCAACTGGAGTGCCATCTTGGTCAGTAAGGGCAAGGGGTGATTTAACTGTGGCTGGCAGCAGCCCACCGATAAGACGGAGTCAGCTTCCAGTTTCTGGCAGTGCACGGAGCATAAATAATTCTTATGATTCGCGACCAGATGGCCATGATTTGCGGTCAAATGCTAGTCGGCCAAACAGATCTAGTTTCTTAGCTCCTAGAGAGGACATGCAGAGAACACACTTTCAGCAGCACAGAACCTTTTCTGGTGGTGACTACTACAATCAATCACGAGGTGTCCCTGCTAATCAATATGGGCCCGACAGGTGCAGGCCTTCCTGTGACAAATATGGTGCTCCGGAAGGGTTCAGAGGACAGTCTGAGCGGCATCTCGGTCAGCGCCATCATAACAGAACTGTTCAGGAACCCTTGTGCAGCACTTCTCAAACAGGCAATGGCAGGTTTGCTCCAGGATCAGTTCGGAGGGCAGGATCACACATTTCCAACGGTATTCTTGGCGCATGGCAGCCTTCAAATTGCAACAGGGATATTCAGAACAGGACAACTTCTCCGTTATGGCCAGTTTCTTCTCAAAGAAGGTCCAGTTCATATGGAAATGCTGATCCTCACCTTTGGAGTATGAACAATGAGAGGCAGCTCAGCAGTCATCCGCAAGCACCATACACATACAGAGGACGAGCGCCACACAGGGGAGTTGCTGGTCGAGGGATAGGAAGGCCTTCATTTCATGAGAGACTAACTAGGGGTGGCCGGGATGAGCATGCCAGCAACAATCGGATGGAAGAACCTCATAGTGGGCGGCAGCATAACACTTCTGAAGCCGTGTCCCGTGGTTTGCCAGTTCCAGAGCAGAGAGGGGTGAAAAGAGACTGGCACGACGCAGAAGCATCAGATTCACCTCAGCAGAACAAGACAAAAGTAAGACCTGCTGTTGAGAGTGCAGATGGACCTCATCTTCAAGGGCATGATTGCAGTTCTGGTGTTGCATCTAACAAACTGGCAGTTCCTGAGCAGCCTGAGATGGAAGTAGATGGGTGTAATGTAGAAGCATCGGATCCACCCCACCAGGACAAGACAGAAATAAGATCTGAAAGTGCACATGAACCTCATCGCCAACCTCAGGATGGCAGTTCTGGGGCCGCTCCCCAGAGACCGCCTATGCCAGATCACCCCGAACGTAAAGCAGAATCATCATGTTCACCCTGCCAGGACAACACAGATGCGAGGCTCGAAAATTCAGACCAACCACATGGTCAGCCTCAGGATACCAGCCCCAGAGCCGCTGCCCACGAACTGCCTGTTCTTGTTCAGCCTGAGATGAAAGGAGAGGAGTGCAAAGCAGAACCATCAGATTCCACCCACCAGGACAACGCAGAAGCAAGCCCTGGAAATTCAGATCAGCCGCCTCGTCTGCCATTGGATACCAGTTCTGACACCGCCCTCCCACAACTGGCTGCCTCTGAGCAGGGAG GCTTCGGCTTGGTTTGGGAGCTGAGATTGTTGAAAACCGTGCCGCTGCTGGCATGGCCGCGTTGCAGCGCTCGTTACTGGGAATCTGAACCATTCTCTGCTccttttttcgagagcacgcaaATTGCGTGCCATATTTTTATAGAAGGTAACCATTCTCTGCTCCTACTTGGTCGTGCTCCAGAGTTGGCTGCAGGCATTCCACGGTACGGCGGCTTCCCGGTGGCCTAG